One window from the genome of Deinococcus cellulosilyticus NBRC 106333 = KACC 11606 encodes:
- a CDS encoding S8 family serine peptidase: MRKHLLSSLALITVGVLLAGCGKNAGPASAPLAAPHPIERGQSKPLVQPRQQRYMIEFGGMGVGIQQLSVDGFSRLAAEQGITYQQNYSYSRLFRGISITTSPQNIERIAALPGVKSVRRVSKVRRPLDVKGDYRPDLATAVTQTGVDYVQQELGFTGKGIKVGIIDSGIDVDHPDLKNRIVAQKDFVGDDYDSSQDRIPRPDPIADDCDGHGTHVAGIVGARGKVVGVAPEVSLGAYRIFGCGEDSTTADDVIIAALEQALNDRMDVVNMSLGSFGGWPTDLVSEAIDRAAEQGMVVVVSAGNEGGEGPMATGSIAATRNAIAVASYENVGVNSNFFLVEGQEIQYLKASGGAAVPLSGSLQFARTGTSSSMVDACNPLPANSLTGKAALIRRGGCNFSVKVANAEAAGAAAVVIYNNTLGVFSPGTDGQVPVGMIQKAAGEMLDSKLAGGETVTLTWGATMKYYPNDRGGLLSDFTSYGPTQDLTLKPDLGAPGGNIYSTYPLEKGAHVVLSGTSMAAPHVAGAVALLLQARPDLKGHPQKVLTILQNGAIPAIYSKDTSDFLDSVNRQGAGMLNMVNSILNETRVEPSSLSLKDVQGTVTKTLRLYNDSDYPVLYGVFHIPALGTFGNMAPVSLSENAANVAFQYEDVVLYPGESYTLKVDITPSPKDPEGTLFGGYIVLLNSDGFSNVVPYMGFKGDYQSQPAMTDNVLTWIDFETEDYYLLTDGAEFDFSKGEFPSVLYHMDHPAQRVILDVLNGKTEKPVFASGSDYVVFDHEIRNTSEYYWWYLTWYGDLKRAQMQAGVPVTKTLPDGAYRLRMRALRVGGDASNPEHWDRWISPVFYIKNVK; the protein is encoded by the coding sequence GTGAGGAAACATCTTCTTTCTTCTCTGGCCCTGATCACCGTCGGTGTTTTGCTTGCAGGATGTGGCAAAAATGCAGGGCCCGCCTCTGCCCCACTGGCTGCTCCTCACCCGATTGAGCGTGGACAGAGCAAGCCTCTGGTCCAGCCCAGGCAGCAACGCTACATGATTGAGTTTGGAGGCATGGGTGTGGGCATCCAGCAGCTCTCTGTGGATGGTTTTTCCCGTCTGGCAGCAGAACAGGGGATCACCTACCAGCAGAATTACAGTTACAGCCGTCTGTTCCGCGGGATCTCCATCACCACCAGTCCACAGAACATTGAACGCATTGCTGCCTTGCCTGGAGTGAAGTCGGTTCGGCGGGTCTCCAAAGTGAGACGGCCTCTGGATGTGAAGGGGGATTACCGACCAGACCTTGCCACTGCTGTGACGCAGACCGGTGTGGATTATGTGCAGCAGGAATTGGGTTTCACAGGCAAGGGCATCAAGGTGGGCATCATTGATTCCGGGATTGATGTGGATCATCCTGACCTGAAAAACCGCATTGTGGCCCAGAAGGATTTTGTGGGAGACGATTATGACTCGTCACAGGACAGGATTCCCAGGCCTGACCCCATTGCAGATGACTGTGATGGCCACGGAACCCATGTGGCAGGTATTGTTGGAGCCAGGGGCAAGGTGGTTGGGGTTGCTCCGGAGGTGTCCCTGGGGGCTTACCGCATTTTCGGTTGTGGTGAAGACTCGACCACTGCCGATGATGTGATCATCGCTGCGCTGGAACAGGCCCTCAATGACCGGATGGATGTGGTGAACATGAGCCTCGGCAGTTTCGGAGGGTGGCCCACCGACCTGGTGTCTGAAGCCATCGACCGTGCCGCTGAGCAGGGCATGGTGGTGGTGGTTTCTGCAGGCAACGAGGGTGGTGAGGGCCCCATGGCCACTGGTTCCATTGCAGCCACCAGGAATGCCATTGCTGTGGCAAGTTACGAGAATGTGGGGGTGAACTCCAACTTCTTCCTGGTGGAGGGGCAGGAAATCCAGTACCTGAAGGCTTCTGGTGGTGCTGCTGTTCCACTTTCGGGCTCGCTGCAGTTTGCACGCACAGGCACCTCTTCTTCAATGGTGGATGCCTGCAATCCTCTGCCTGCCAACAGCCTGACTGGCAAGGCTGCATTGATCCGCCGTGGAGGGTGCAACTTCAGCGTGAAGGTGGCAAATGCCGAGGCTGCTGGAGCGGCAGCGGTGGTGATTTACAACAACACGCTGGGTGTGTTCAGTCCTGGCACAGATGGTCAGGTGCCTGTGGGCATGATCCAGAAGGCTGCGGGTGAGATGCTTGACAGCAAACTGGCCGGAGGGGAGACCGTGACCCTCACCTGGGGCGCGACCATGAAGTATTACCCCAATGACCGTGGAGGTCTCCTGTCGGACTTCACCAGCTATGGTCCCACACAGGACCTGACCCTGAAACCTGATCTGGGTGCTCCGGGGGGCAACATTTATTCCACCTATCCGCTGGAAAAAGGTGCACATGTGGTGCTGAGTGGGACGTCCATGGCTGCCCCCCATGTGGCAGGTGCGGTGGCCCTGTTGCTGCAGGCCCGTCCTGATTTGAAAGGCCACCCACAAAAAGTGCTCACCATTTTGCAGAATGGAGCCATTCCTGCCATTTACAGCAAGGACACCAGCGATTTCCTGGATTCGGTGAACCGTCAGGGCGCAGGGATGCTCAACATGGTCAACAGCATCCTCAATGAAACCCGGGTGGAACCCAGCAGTCTTTCCCTGAAGGATGTGCAGGGCACGGTCACCAAGACACTCCGTCTGTACAACGACAGTGACTATCCTGTGCTTTACGGCGTTTTCCACATTCCTGCCCTGGGAACCTTTGGAAACATGGCTCCAGTCAGCCTCAGTGAGAATGCAGCGAATGTGGCGTTTCAGTACGAAGACGTGGTCCTGTACCCTGGTGAAAGCTATACCCTGAAAGTGGACATCACCCCCTCTCCCAAAGATCCAGAAGGCACCCTGTTTGGTGGTTACATTGTGCTGTTGAACAGCGACGGTTTCAGCAATGTGGTGCCTTACATGGGATTCAAAGGAGATTACCAATCTCAACCAGCCATGACAGACAATGTCCTGACCTGGATTGATTTTGAAACCGAAGATTACTACCTGCTGACCGATGGTGCCGAGTTTGATTTCTCCAAGGGGGAATTCCCCTCTGTGCTGTACCACATGGACCACCCTGCCCAGCGGGTGATCCTGGATGTGTTGAATGGCAAAACAGAAAAACCTGTCTTCGCTTCGGGATCGGACTATGTGGTCTTCGACCATGAGATTCGCAACACCTCAGAGTATTACTGGTGGTACCTCACCTGGTATGGCGACCTGAAACGTGCCCAGATGCAGGCAGGGGTTCCGGTCACCAAGACCCTGCCAGATGGAGCTTACCGTCTGCGCATGCGTGCTCTGAGGGTGGGTGGCGATGCCAGCAATCCTGAGCACTGGGACCGCTGGATTTCTCCAGTTTTCTACATCAAGAACGTCAAATAG
- a CDS encoding carboxypeptidase regulatory-like domain-containing protein yields MNVKLLGASLTAAFLLAACGNTQPPKDTTPPEIRLVTENNQTVGAGSITLQGTIKDNAQIKSATYTLNGGAEQPITLGNGGAFTVEVKGLQAGENKVLLKVVDAAGNPQTFQFTVTYNPSLNDKTAPTITLTTADQQTVTQNQLQVTGTVVDDVKLKTVTLSVNGGPAQPVEVAASGAFSVLAAGFKAGTNTIEIRATDEAGNPRTQTLTVQYDDNGVGSVQVPGAVVTSNGGAAVSGTLVTVDGLPDIQTFTDSKGQFSLDLDPGSYNINFEKSGHAASRVEGLVVTTSGAAVPLNVIQKVSVHNLVAKAPEVTAVQTLIGKDLVDLTPGMELDADAGASLRIKVKAGDESLSPELIYVNVGERNGDMDYGALLFSNDPKNTEFDSTLFGLEPYNYNGIRGDTFLNITAYDFNGNRIQKFLPIHVAAEPHTSPLGAGPQLDVSATTMSTKFNMNIAGGSRPSAAPSDDSTMWVTLRWKYDNALLDNPLGFRIWRSFDNKVFKPILTVDGGDRVAIDTDPALEADKTAHYYVEAFNSTTNSRGKVDSVTPLPAFNIIAVGPANHSTNVSVQPTLTWTVDRLVGDVREFYPSIWNYPEQNGSSGDECVWGRALCEYFPDYLYADDGTTPGLKKTGNTYSLIYNENKKALYPRLESYHSYTFALSAAAYNSDGSAVSIAQDMLNVFSQFGHCNFGGPVCEGNLSLFMTGDGSF; encoded by the coding sequence ATGAATGTGAAGTTGCTCGGGGCCTCCCTGACCGCAGCCTTCCTGCTGGCCGCATGTGGGAACACCCAACCCCCAAAGGACACCACCCCTCCTGAAATCCGGCTGGTGACCGAAAACAACCAGACCGTAGGAGCAGGGTCCATCACCCTTCAGGGAACCATCAAGGACAATGCGCAGATCAAGAGTGCCACCTACACCCTCAATGGTGGAGCCGAACAGCCCATCACCCTGGGAAATGGTGGAGCTTTCACCGTGGAGGTCAAAGGGCTTCAGGCGGGTGAAAACAAGGTGCTTCTGAAGGTCGTCGATGCTGCAGGCAATCCGCAGACTTTTCAATTTACCGTCACCTACAATCCTTCACTGAATGACAAAACCGCCCCAACAATCACCCTCACCACGGCAGACCAGCAGACGGTGACCCAAAACCAGCTTCAGGTGACAGGCACTGTGGTGGACGATGTCAAACTGAAGACGGTCACCCTGAGTGTCAATGGGGGGCCTGCACAACCTGTGGAAGTTGCTGCAAGTGGTGCTTTCAGCGTGCTGGCAGCAGGATTCAAAGCCGGCACCAACACCATTGAGATTCGGGCCACGGACGAAGCAGGCAATCCCAGAACCCAGACCCTGACCGTCCAATACGACGACAACGGGGTGGGCTCTGTGCAGGTGCCTGGTGCTGTGGTCACCAGCAACGGGGGAGCCGCCGTGAGTGGAACCCTTGTGACTGTGGATGGCCTGCCAGACATCCAGACCTTCACCGACAGCAAAGGCCAGTTCAGCCTGGATCTCGATCCCGGGTCATACAACATCAACTTCGAGAAGTCGGGCCACGCTGCTTCCAGGGTGGAAGGTCTGGTGGTGACCACAAGTGGTGCAGCAGTGCCCCTCAATGTGATCCAGAAGGTCTCTGTCCACAATCTGGTGGCGAAGGCACCTGAGGTGACGGCCGTTCAGACCCTGATCGGAAAAGACCTCGTGGACCTCACTCCAGGCATGGAACTGGATGCAGATGCAGGAGCCTCTCTGCGGATCAAAGTCAAAGCCGGAGATGAGTCCCTCAGCCCGGAACTGATCTATGTGAATGTGGGCGAGCGAAACGGAGACATGGATTATGGGGCCCTGCTTTTCAGCAATGACCCCAAGAACACCGAATTCGATTCGACCCTTTTTGGCCTGGAACCCTACAACTACAACGGCATTCGGGGCGACACCTTCCTGAACATCACGGCCTACGACTTCAACGGCAACCGCATTCAGAAATTCCTTCCCATTCATGTGGCCGCCGAGCCCCACACCAGTCCACTGGGCGCTGGTCCTCAATTGGATGTGTCTGCAACCACCATGTCCACCAAATTCAACATGAACATTGCAGGTGGTTCCAGACCTTCAGCTGCGCCATCTGACGATTCCACCATGTGGGTCACCCTGCGCTGGAAGTACGACAACGCCCTGCTGGACAATCCTCTGGGTTTCCGCATCTGGCGCAGCTTCGACAACAAGGTCTTCAAGCCCATCCTGACGGTGGATGGAGGAGACCGTGTGGCCATTGACACCGATCCTGCCCTTGAGGCAGACAAAACAGCCCATTACTATGTGGAGGCCTTCAACAGCACAACCAACTCCAGAGGCAAGGTGGACAGTGTCACCCCTCTGCCAGCTTTCAACATCATCGCTGTCGGACCTGCAAACCACAGCACCAACGTTTCCGTGCAACCCACCCTCACCTGGACCGTTGACCGTCTGGTGGGAGACGTGCGCGAGTTCTACCCCAGCATCTGGAATTACCCGGAACAGAACGGCAGCTCTGGAGATGAATGTGTCTGGGGAAGGGCACTCTGTGAGTACTTCCCAGACTACCTGTATGCAGACGATGGCACCACACCAGGGCTCAAAAAGACAGGCAACACCTACAGCCTGATCTACAACGAAAACAAAAAGGCCCTTTACCCCAGGCTGGAATCCTACCACTCCTACACTTTTGCCCTTTCTGCTGCGGCCTACAACAGTGACGGAAGTGCTGTTTCCATTGCCCAGGACATGCTGAATGTGTTCAGCCAGTTCGGTCATTGCAACTTCGGTGGACCGGTGTGTGAGGGGAACCTCAGCCTGTTCATGACCGGAGACGGGAGCTTCTGA
- a CDS encoding S8 family serine peptidase, protein MKTIPSLFLVSLTLGLAACGTVTPTRDTSHEQAWKFIRSKQAPRLAQALPSRSLLLKDSSSQEATQNIVIGYTTATANAVKQLLRGLGSVDTNTLTMEHSNLQAMQVTLPADLSANKVVRALQQSGQVRYAYVSRNIQQIKVPTASFSLQAGMEPSAQAVTDPLLTKQWWLKNVRADQVRNIATGAGVVVAVVDSDFNRLHEDLKAEGKIVTGIDAVRTTDFEKPVLLQPTDPLTNHIHGSGSAGTIAERMGNSVGGAGVAPDAILMPVRIFGSKGYAGDFNVAMGIIWAVDHGAQVINNSWGGGGNAPLLRDAIDYALSNNVVVVGSAGNDYSDMHSGPENLPGVISVGASTNTDTKIGFSNYGPRVDLFAPGTDGLTTYSDTNDGYGLFSGTSMAAPVVSGGAALVLQKARTLGVDLTPYQVKKLLVNGTDPMKDQPQGRLNLQKALSFSANTLPQDGGYVTVQVDEQVSRLGVGLVDVSLIPLDGQNKGMPYTAKTSQGFMGAPGQASFIGIEPGLYDVKVAGPDIWAVGGTRASLSGTVQVKPGHHNAVVLNYAIVADLHEYTNGGMTRNNTFEDATDTSLISPELFEEGFLIGGTFDNSNYLVAVPTKGPDVDIFRVEANAGETFSIQGFDWSISSKASVLLEVYDEEGNLLAESEPADWDSGADVLLNHTVSEDGTYYLKVSNLEDVEGLKSYYALILQKSPAEE, encoded by the coding sequence ATGAAAACCATCCCTTCCCTTTTTCTCGTGAGCCTCACCCTGGGCCTTGCTGCCTGTGGAACCGTCACCCCCACCCGTGACACCAGCCATGAACAGGCCTGGAAGTTCATTCGCAGCAAGCAGGCTCCGCGCCTGGCCCAGGCCCTGCCTTCCCGGTCATTGCTGCTCAAAGACAGTTCCAGCCAGGAAGCCACCCAGAACATCGTCATTGGCTACACCACTGCAACAGCAAATGCTGTGAAGCAACTGTTGCGGGGTCTGGGCTCCGTGGACACCAACACCCTGACGATGGAACACAGCAACCTGCAGGCCATGCAGGTGACCCTGCCCGCAGACCTCTCTGCAAACAAAGTGGTCCGGGCCCTGCAGCAATCTGGACAGGTCCGCTACGCTTACGTTTCCCGCAACATTCAGCAAATCAAGGTCCCCACAGCATCATTCAGCCTGCAAGCAGGGATGGAACCCTCTGCCCAGGCTGTGACAGATCCCCTCCTCACCAAACAGTGGTGGTTGAAAAACGTGCGGGCAGATCAGGTGCGCAACATTGCGACGGGAGCAGGTGTGGTGGTGGCCGTGGTGGACTCGGACTTCAACCGCCTTCATGAAGACCTGAAGGCCGAAGGCAAGATCGTGACCGGGATTGATGCTGTACGCACCACAGATTTTGAGAAGCCTGTGTTGCTGCAGCCCACGGACCCCCTCACCAACCACATCCACGGCAGTGGCAGCGCAGGAACCATTGCTGAACGCATGGGCAACAGTGTCGGTGGGGCAGGCGTTGCTCCTGATGCCATCCTGATGCCTGTGCGGATTTTCGGCTCGAAGGGTTACGCAGGTGATTTCAATGTGGCCATGGGCATCATCTGGGCAGTTGACCATGGGGCCCAGGTCATCAACAACTCCTGGGGAGGTGGAGGCAATGCTCCCCTGCTGAGAGACGCCATCGATTACGCCCTGTCCAACAATGTGGTGGTGGTGGGATCTGCAGGAAACGACTACAGTGACATGCACTCTGGACCAGAAAACCTGCCCGGGGTGATTTCGGTGGGAGCGAGCACCAACACCGACACCAAAATCGGTTTTTCCAATTATGGACCCCGGGTGGATCTGTTTGCCCCTGGAACCGATGGCCTGACCACCTACTCTGACACCAATGACGGTTATGGCCTGTTCAGTGGCACCTCCATGGCTGCCCCTGTGGTGTCTGGAGGGGCTGCACTGGTTCTGCAAAAGGCCCGCACTCTGGGCGTGGATCTCACCCCTTACCAGGTGAAGAAACTGCTGGTGAATGGCACCGACCCGATGAAGGACCAGCCCCAGGGTCGCCTGAATCTGCAAAAAGCCCTGTCGTTTTCTGCAAACACCCTTCCCCAGGACGGAGGATATGTGACCGTTCAGGTGGATGAGCAGGTGAGTCGGCTTGGTGTGGGGCTGGTGGATGTGAGCCTCATTCCCCTGGATGGCCAGAACAAAGGCATGCCATACACTGCCAAAACCTCACAGGGCTTCATGGGTGCACCAGGCCAGGCCAGCTTCATTGGCATTGAGCCGGGCCTGTACGATGTGAAAGTGGCCGGACCGGACATCTGGGCGGTGGGGGGAACCCGCGCAAGCCTCTCCGGAACAGTGCAGGTGAAGCCCGGACACCACAACGCTGTTGTGCTCAATTACGCCATCGTTGCCGACCTGCATGAGTACACCAATGGTGGCATGACCCGCAACAACACCTTCGAAGATGCCACAGACACCTCCCTGATTTCCCCAGAACTGTTTGAAGAAGGTTTCCTGATCGGTGGAACCTTTGACAACAGCAATTACCTGGTGGCTGTTCCCACCAAGGGTCCAGATGTGGACATCTTCAGGGTGGAGGCGAACGCTGGAGAGACCTTCAGCATTCAGGGTTTTGACTGGTCCATTTCCTCCAAGGCTTCCGTGCTGCTGGAAGTTTACGATGAGGAAGGCAACCTGCTGGCAGAAAGTGAACCTGCAGATTGGGACAGTGGTGCAGATGTCCTGCTGAACCACACCGTCTCAGAAGACGGCACCTACTACCTGAAGGTGTCCAACCTCGAAGATGTCGAAGGCCTCAAGAGTTACTACGCCCTGATTTTGCAGAAATCCCCTGCAGAAGAGTAA
- a CDS encoding magnesium transporter CorA family protein — protein MLEYYRSIGGKLHLVDDYMEGCWINAIAPSLEEIDYLHHEIGIPVDYLNYPLDVDERPRFEKEDDFILFLIQTSFPLGDNSDIPYDTIPLGIIHCQHCIVTVCAQDNPIIQDMKKGMVRYISTAKKNRFTLQLFHRTAQRYLVDLRKINKQVDAVEDQLENSTRNQELLALLKLEKSLVYFKTAIKSNEIMMERVRRDRVFEMYADDQELLDDVIIENQQAIEMTDIATQILASMMGAFASVISNNVNSVMKVMTVATIMVAIPTLITSFYGMNVPIPFQDTHWSFYFVLLIGALAVGILWYFVRRARWW, from the coding sequence ATGCTGGAATACTACCGCAGCATTGGAGGGAAGCTCCACCTCGTCGACGATTACATGGAAGGGTGCTGGATCAATGCCATCGCCCCGAGTCTGGAAGAAATTGATTACCTGCACCACGAAATCGGCATTCCGGTCGATTACCTGAATTACCCTCTGGACGTGGACGAAAGGCCCCGTTTTGAGAAAGAGGATGACTTCATCCTTTTCCTGATCCAGACCTCTTTTCCTTTGGGAGACAACAGCGACATTCCCTACGACACCATTCCTCTGGGGATCATTCACTGCCAGCACTGCATCGTGACGGTGTGTGCCCAGGACAATCCCATCATTCAGGACATGAAAAAAGGGATGGTGCGCTACATCTCCACGGCCAAGAAGAACCGTTTCACCCTGCAACTCTTTCACCGCACGGCACAGCGCTATCTGGTGGATTTGCGCAAGATCAACAAGCAGGTGGATGCCGTGGAAGACCAGCTTGAAAACTCCACCCGCAATCAGGAACTGCTGGCACTCCTGAAACTGGAAAAATCCCTGGTGTATTTCAAGACCGCCATCAAATCCAACGAGATCATGATGGAACGGGTGCGCAGAGACCGGGTGTTCGAGATGTACGCCGATGATCAGGAACTCCTGGACGATGTGATCATCGAGAACCAGCAGGCCATTGAGATGACCGACATCGCCACCCAGATTCTGGCCAGCATGATGGGTGCTTTTGCCAGTGTGATCTCGAACAACGTCAACTCGGTGATGAAGGTGATGACGGTGGCGACCATCATGGTGGCGATTCCCACCCTGATCACCAGTTTTTATGGCATGAACGTTCCGATTCCCTTTCAGGACACCCACTGGTCTTTTTATTTTGTGCTCTTGATCGGAGCTCTGGCTGTGGGCATTTTGTGGTACTTTGTGCGCCGTGCCCGCTGGTGGTAG
- the gnd gene encoding decarboxylating NADP(+)-dependent phosphogluconate dehydrogenase encodes MGQSDIAVMGLAVMGENLILNMASKGFTVTAYNRSTDKVKAFVEGRAKGQSIVGAYSLQELVDSLKRPRKIMLMIKAGSAVDASIESLLPYLEAGDIIIDGGNSHPADSDRRTAYLKEKGILFIGTGVSGGEEGALKGPSIMPGGNSEAWEHVRPIFQGIAAKVADGTPCCDWVGENGAGHFVKMVHNGIEYGDMQMIAEAYSILRGVAGLSNAEIAQIFSEWNTGELDSFLIEITADILTKKDEETGKDLVDVILDSAGQKGTGKWTSVYALDVGSPSSTIAEAVFARCISALKNERVQASKLFTGPQAAFQGDKQEFIEKVRKALFASKICSYAQGYQLMRLTAKEQGWTLNYGSIALMWRGGCIIRAQFLGDIKNAFDKNPELANLLLDEYFANIIQEYQQPWREVVAQAILSGVWVPAFSSAISYFDGYRSEIVSANIIQAQRDYFGAHTYERLDKPRGEFFHTNWTGRGGTTASSTYNV; translated from the coding sequence ATGGGTCAATCTGATATTGCCGTGATGGGTCTCGCCGTGATGGGCGAAAACCTGATCCTCAACATGGCCTCCAAGGGCTTCACGGTCACCGCCTACAACCGCAGCACCGACAAGGTCAAGGCTTTCGTGGAAGGCCGCGCCAAAGGCCAGAGCATCGTGGGGGCCTACTCCCTGCAGGAGCTCGTGGACAGCCTCAAGCGCCCCCGCAAGATCATGCTGATGATCAAAGCTGGCAGCGCCGTAGACGCCTCCATCGAGTCTCTGCTGCCCTACCTCGAAGCTGGCGACATCATCATCGACGGTGGAAACAGCCACCCCGCCGACTCTGATCGCCGCACCGCCTACCTGAAAGAAAAAGGCATCCTGTTCATCGGCACTGGTGTTTCCGGTGGTGAAGAAGGTGCACTGAAAGGTCCTTCCATCATGCCCGGCGGCAACAGCGAAGCCTGGGAGCACGTGAGGCCCATTTTCCAGGGCATCGCTGCCAAAGTGGCAGACGGCACCCCCTGCTGTGACTGGGTGGGCGAAAATGGTGCAGGCCACTTCGTGAAGATGGTCCACAACGGCATCGAGTACGGCGACATGCAGATGATCGCAGAAGCCTACAGCATCCTGCGGGGTGTGGCCGGTCTCAGCAATGCTGAAATCGCCCAGATCTTCTCCGAGTGGAACACTGGCGAACTCGACAGCTTCCTGATTGAAATCACCGCCGACATCCTCACCAAAAAAGACGAGGAAACCGGCAAGGACCTGGTGGATGTCATTCTGGACAGCGCAGGTCAGAAGGGCACCGGCAAGTGGACCTCTGTGTACGCACTGGACGTGGGCAGCCCTTCCAGCACCATCGCTGAAGCCGTGTTCGCACGCTGCATCTCTGCCCTCAAAAACGAGCGCGTGCAGGCCAGCAAACTCTTCACCGGTCCTCAGGCCGCTTTCCAGGGCGACAAGCAAGAATTCATCGAGAAGGTGCGCAAGGCCCTCTTTGCCAGCAAGATCTGCTCCTACGCCCAGGGTTACCAGCTGATGCGCCTCACCGCCAAAGAGCAGGGCTGGACCCTGAACTACGGCAGCATCGCCCTGATGTGGCGTGGCGGATGCATCATCCGTGCGCAGTTCCTCGGCGACATCAAGAACGCCTTCGACAAGAACCCTGAACTGGCCAACCTGCTCCTCGACGAGTACTTCGCCAACATCATCCAGGAATACCAGCAGCCCTGGCGCGAAGTGGTCGCTCAGGCCATCCTGTCCGGCGTGTGGGTCCCTGCCTTCAGCAGCGCCATCTCCTACTTCGACGGTTACCGCTCCGAAATCGTGTCTGCCAACATCATCCAGGCCCAGCGCGACTACTTCGGTGCCCACACCTACGAGCGCCTCGACAAACCCCGTGGTGAGTTCTTCCACACCAACTGGACGGGTCGTGGTGGCACCACGGCGAGCAGCACTTACAACGTTTGA
- a CDS encoding gluconokinase: protein MNVIGLDLGTTGCKAVLVDGEGKPIRSTYRSYPLLKAEPGEATQNADILWKSVQEALRDLNAGHADGLAFSGAMHSLLLIGQDHRPLAPALTWADTRPMDTLHLVPLDPDATYLKTGAPLKTPYHPAKITYFQQVQPDLFSRAHLLVSLKDYIAFQMTGVWKADLGLASSSGLLSLHTGNWDEDIVTALKVKTLLPEVLDTFDLLGHITPEAASCTGLKAGMPVFAGSSDGGLANLGTGAGVRDTVITVGTSGAVRSMTQSPQLDARARTWCYFLSRDQLFAGGAINNAGLLIDWVRRMYYPADTFDVLFKEAAEVPDAEGLLLLPYLTGERSPYWKSDLTATLHGLMLQHTRGHVARAALEAVCFSLAEVYDLVSQGTDRILVTGSITRSPLWMQLLSNVLNRDLVMAHTVDASSLGAAMVSLFALDNRLSGLTYKVQYALGFAPKPGEARKIQATREHWKGLFTSIWKEL from the coding sequence ATGAATGTGATCGGACTGGATCTGGGCACCACCGGATGCAAGGCTGTCCTGGTGGACGGTGAGGGAAAGCCCATCAGAAGCACCTACCGCAGCTATCCCCTGCTCAAAGCAGAACCCGGAGAGGCCACCCAGAATGCGGACATCCTCTGGAAGTCGGTGCAGGAGGCCCTCAGGGACCTGAACGCCGGGCATGCCGATGGACTGGCGTTCAGTGGAGCCATGCACAGCCTGCTGCTGATTGGGCAGGACCACCGCCCTCTGGCCCCTGCACTCACCTGGGCCGACACCCGTCCGATGGACACCCTGCACCTTGTTCCCCTTGATCCTGATGCCACTTACCTGAAAACAGGCGCTCCTCTCAAAACCCCTTATCATCCTGCCAAAATCACCTACTTTCAGCAGGTGCAGCCGGATCTTTTTTCCAGAGCCCATCTGCTGGTCAGCCTGAAGGATTACATCGCTTTCCAGATGACCGGAGTGTGGAAGGCAGATCTGGGACTTGCGAGCAGTTCGGGGCTGCTGAGCCTGCACACAGGAAACTGGGACGAGGACATCGTCACCGCACTGAAAGTGAAAACCCTGCTTCCAGAGGTGCTTGACACCTTTGACCTGCTGGGTCACATCACCCCGGAAGCCGCCTCCTGCACGGGATTGAAAGCAGGCATGCCTGTTTTCGCAGGCAGCAGCGATGGGGGTCTGGCCAACCTGGGGACAGGGGCAGGGGTCAGAGATACGGTGATCACCGTGGGGACCAGTGGCGCGGTGCGGAGCATGACCCAGAGTCCGCAACTCGATGCCAGAGCCCGCACGTGGTGTTATTTCCTCTCAAGGGATCAGCTTTTTGCCGGAGGGGCCATCAACAATGCCGGGCTGCTGATCGACTGGGTGCGGCGCATGTACTACCCTGCTGACACTTTCGATGTCCTCTTCAAAGAGGCAGCAGAGGTGCCGGATGCTGAGGGGTTGCTCTTGCTTCCCTACCTCACTGGAGAACGCAGCCCATACTGGAAATCGGATCTGACCGCTACTCTGCACGGCCTGATGCTGCAGCACACCAGAGGACATGTCGCCAGAGCAGCACTGGAAGCCGTGTGTTTTTCGCTGGCAGAGGTTTACGACCTGGTGTCGCAGGGGACGGACCGCATTCTGGTGACCGGAAGCATCACCCGCAGTCCACTGTGGATGCAACTGCTCAGCAATGTGCTGAACCGGGACCTGGTGATGGCCCACACGGTGGACGCCTCTTCCCTGGGGGCAGCAATGGTGAGCCTCTTCGCATTAGACAACCGTCTCAGTGGGTTAACGTACAAAGTACAATATGCTTTAGGTTTTGCCCCCAAACCCGGGGAGGCCCGCAAGATTCAGGCCACCCGGGAACACTGGAAGGGTTTATTCACCAGCATCTGGAAGGAGTTGTAA